From one Malus sylvestris chromosome 1, drMalSylv7.2, whole genome shotgun sequence genomic stretch:
- the LOC126621397 gene encoding protein IQ-DOMAIN 24-like isoform X2: protein MGFFGRLFGCKRFKNNPYPTTKHTNKEKSQKTTTSGSNKHKLGASASADAAQGWADLDANKHAIAVAAATAAVAEAALAAAHAAAEVVRLTNGAPPGTSSQVSLPGAAPSIVRRHLAAVKIQSAFRRYLARRALRALKSLVKLQALVRGRIVRKQSADMLRRMQTLVRVQARARASQSLMHSSSKSSPSYHPPESPDKTGYQHRVYSGKFDGPSILQRCRSNSNVRDAINLDRRRLASGWLDQWMEEGTWDNRRDGSLRYEHSDDVKVDKILEVDTWKPHLGSQRRPPAFQTAHRVVSSDHYNPNFMTYDSPSKRSTKGSNLNPSQASINAVSMRYLKYPLATDEAAFRTAPNSPQAFSASCRPGSSGRRGHHFTPARSECSWGFFNGYASHPNYMANTESSRAKVRSQSAPRQRLEFEKYGLTKKSVPEFWNAGTHSDTSFAEDGDLRNKAFSSSSRLNRVGSSNVR from the exons ATGGGCTTTTTCGGGCGACTCTTCGGCTGCAAACGCTTCAAAAACAACCCTTATCCGACCACCAAGCACACCAACAAGGAAAAGAGTCAAAAGACTACTACTTCTGGGTCTAACAAGCACAAGCTCGGTGCCTCCGCGTCAGCAGATGCTGCTCAAGGATGGGCGGACCTGGACGCCAACAAGCACGCGATAGCTGTAGCCGCCGCTACGGCAGCCGTCGCTGAGGCTGCTCTCGCGGCGGCTCATGCGGCGGCTGAGGTCGTTCGCCTCACTAATGGTGCTCCACCGGGGACCTCCTCGCAAGTTAGCCTGCCCGGGGCGGCGCCTTCAATCGTCCGACGACATCTCGCAGCCGTGAAGATACAGTCGGCTTTCCGGCGATACCTG GCAAGAAGGGCCCTGAGAGCACTCAAATCACTGGTGAAGCTTCAAGCTTTGGTGAGAGGCCGCATTGTGAGAAAGCAATCGGCAGACATGCTCAGGCGTATGCAGACGCTGGTCCGAGTCCAAGCCCGAGCCCGTGCTAGTCAATCACTCATGCATTCTAGCAGTAAATCCTCCCCATCGTATCACCCG CCAGAAAGCCCTGACAAAACTGGATACCAGCACCGCGTTTATAGCGGCAAATTTGACGGGCCCTCAATACTACAG AGATGCCGTTCAAATTCAAACGTAAGGGACGCCATAAATCTAGACAGAAGACGGCTGGCATCAGGTTGGTTAGACCAGTGGATGGAAGAAGGTACATGGGACAACCGCCGAGATGGTTCGCTGAGATATGAGCACTCAGATGATGTGAAGGTTgacaaaattcttgaagtagATACTTGGAAGCCTCACTTGGGTTCCCAACGTAGACCCCCAGCCTTTCAAACAGCACATCGCGTTGTGTCTTCAGATCATTACAACCCAAACTTTATGACATATGACTCTCCATCAAAACGCTCGACAAAAGGATCAAACCTCAATCCAAGTCAAGCTTCTATCAACGCTGTTTCAATGCGATATCTGAAATATCCCTTGGCAACGGATGAAGCAGCTTTTAGGACCGCCCCGAACAGCCCACAAGCATTTTCTGCCTCCTGTAGACCTGGAAGCAGTGGTAGAAGAGGTCATCACTTCACGCCAGCAAGGAGTGAGTGCTCGTGGGGCTTCTTTAATGGGTATGCCAGTCACCCTAACTACATGGCTAACACGGAATCATCCCGAGCTAAGGTCAGGTCACAAAGTGCCCCTAGGCAAAGACTTGAGTTTGAGAAATATGGTTTGACCAAGAAGTCTGTTCCGGAGTTTTGGAATGCAGGAACTCATTCAGATACGAGCTTCGCTGAAGATGGTGACCTCCGAAATAAAGCCTTTTCCAGCTCCAGCCGCCTGAATAGAGTTGGAAGCTCCAATGTGCGGTGA
- the LOC126621397 gene encoding protein IQ-DOMAIN 24-like isoform X1 — MGFFGRLFGCKRFKNNPYPTTKHTNKEKSQKTTTSGSNKHKLGASASADAAQGWADLDANKHAIAVAAATAAVAEAALAAAHAAAEVVRLTNGAPPGTSSQVSLPGAAPSIVRRHLAAVKIQSAFRRYLARRALRALKSLVKLQALVRGRIVRKQSADMLRRMQTLVRVQARARASQSLMHSSSKSSPSYHPQPESPDKTGYQHRVYSGKFDGPSILQRCRSNSNVRDAINLDRRRLASGWLDQWMEEGTWDNRRDGSLRYEHSDDVKVDKILEVDTWKPHLGSQRRPPAFQTAHRVVSSDHYNPNFMTYDSPSKRSTKGSNLNPSQASINAVSMRYLKYPLATDEAAFRTAPNSPQAFSASCRPGSSGRRGHHFTPARSECSWGFFNGYASHPNYMANTESSRAKVRSQSAPRQRLEFEKYGLTKKSVPEFWNAGTHSDTSFAEDGDLRNKAFSSSSRLNRVGSSNVR, encoded by the exons ATGGGCTTTTTCGGGCGACTCTTCGGCTGCAAACGCTTCAAAAACAACCCTTATCCGACCACCAAGCACACCAACAAGGAAAAGAGTCAAAAGACTACTACTTCTGGGTCTAACAAGCACAAGCTCGGTGCCTCCGCGTCAGCAGATGCTGCTCAAGGATGGGCGGACCTGGACGCCAACAAGCACGCGATAGCTGTAGCCGCCGCTACGGCAGCCGTCGCTGAGGCTGCTCTCGCGGCGGCTCATGCGGCGGCTGAGGTCGTTCGCCTCACTAATGGTGCTCCACCGGGGACCTCCTCGCAAGTTAGCCTGCCCGGGGCGGCGCCTTCAATCGTCCGACGACATCTCGCAGCCGTGAAGATACAGTCGGCTTTCCGGCGATACCTG GCAAGAAGGGCCCTGAGAGCACTCAAATCACTGGTGAAGCTTCAAGCTTTGGTGAGAGGCCGCATTGTGAGAAAGCAATCGGCAGACATGCTCAGGCGTATGCAGACGCTGGTCCGAGTCCAAGCCCGAGCCCGTGCTAGTCAATCACTCATGCATTCTAGCAGTAAATCCTCCCCATCGTATCACCCG CAGCCAGAAAGCCCTGACAAAACTGGATACCAGCACCGCGTTTATAGCGGCAAATTTGACGGGCCCTCAATACTACAG AGATGCCGTTCAAATTCAAACGTAAGGGACGCCATAAATCTAGACAGAAGACGGCTGGCATCAGGTTGGTTAGACCAGTGGATGGAAGAAGGTACATGGGACAACCGCCGAGATGGTTCGCTGAGATATGAGCACTCAGATGATGTGAAGGTTgacaaaattcttgaagtagATACTTGGAAGCCTCACTTGGGTTCCCAACGTAGACCCCCAGCCTTTCAAACAGCACATCGCGTTGTGTCTTCAGATCATTACAACCCAAACTTTATGACATATGACTCTCCATCAAAACGCTCGACAAAAGGATCAAACCTCAATCCAAGTCAAGCTTCTATCAACGCTGTTTCAATGCGATATCTGAAATATCCCTTGGCAACGGATGAAGCAGCTTTTAGGACCGCCCCGAACAGCCCACAAGCATTTTCTGCCTCCTGTAGACCTGGAAGCAGTGGTAGAAGAGGTCATCACTTCACGCCAGCAAGGAGTGAGTGCTCGTGGGGCTTCTTTAATGGGTATGCCAGTCACCCTAACTACATGGCTAACACGGAATCATCCCGAGCTAAGGTCAGGTCACAAAGTGCCCCTAGGCAAAGACTTGAGTTTGAGAAATATGGTTTGACCAAGAAGTCTGTTCCGGAGTTTTGGAATGCAGGAACTCATTCAGATACGAGCTTCGCTGAAGATGGTGACCTCCGAAATAAAGCCTTTTCCAGCTCCAGCCGCCTGAATAGAGTTGGAAGCTCCAATGTGCGGTGA
- the LOC126633535 gene encoding putative non-specific lipid-transfer protein 14 has translation MELCKMGSRTLMMIGTTLTLLFSSVTLVSSTEECASVTSLVTTCYTFITYGTPDPFPGSPCCNAMASLKVIADTIENRRFACRCLMGLIATYNPNAYAIATLPDFCQVSLGFNIDPNTDCNFIL, from the exons ATGGAATTGTGCAAAATGGGAAGCCGAACATTGATGATGATCGGAACGACGCTAACGTTGTTGTTTTCATCGGTGACATTGGTGTCTAGCACCGAAGAATGTGCTTCCGTGACGTCGCTTGTCACCACGTGCTACACGTTCATCACGTACGGGACACCGGACCCGTTTCCGGGGTCTCCGTGCTGCAATGCTATGGCCAGTCTCAAGGTTATTGCCGACACCATTGAAAACCGGAGATTTGCATGTAGATGCTTGATGGGCCTCATTGCAACGTACAACCCAAATGCCTATGCCATTGCCACTTTGCCCGACTTTTGTCAAGTCTCTTTGGGCTTCAACATCGATCCTAATACCGATTGCAACTT CATACTGTGA
- the LOC126631352 gene encoding RHOMBOID-like protein 2, translating into MPAEDVENRGVKNRGRQQSYSSSSYAVDDDEAQWTSWLVPMIVVANIGVFLVAMYVNNCPKNNYAAAEGKCTARFLGRLSFQPLKENPLFGPSSSTLEKLGALEWTKVVHKHQGWRLVTCIWLHAGIIHLVANMLSLVFIGIRLEQQFGFVRVGIVYLLSGFGGSVLSSLFIRKNISVGASGALFGLLGAMLSELITNWTMYTNKVAALLTLLVIVAINLAIGILPHVDNFAHIGGFLTGFLTGFILMPRPRLGWLENPNVPARISVVKSKYKAYQYVLWILSLVLLIVGFTVALSMLYRGENGNDRCRWCHYLSCVPTSRWRCEEN; encoded by the exons atgcCTGCAGAAGATGTGGAAAACAGGGGAGTGAAAAACCGAGGAAGACAGCAGAGCTACTCGTCGTCCTCGTACGCGGTGGATGACGACGAGGCCCAATGGACTTCTTGGTTGGTGCCAATGATTGTCGTGGCGAATATCGGTGTGTTTCTGGTGGCCATGTACGTCAATAACTGTCCCAAGAACAATTATGCGGCGGCGGAGGGGAAGTGCACGGCGAGGTTTCTTGGGAGGTTGTCGTTTCAGCCGTTGAAGGAGAACCCTCTCTTCGGCCCTTCTTCTTCCAC ATTAGAGAAGTTAGGAGCTTTAGAGTGGACAAAAGTTGTGCATAAACATCAGGGATGGAGGCTTGTCACTTGTATTTGGCTGCATGCTGGCATAATCCACCTGGTTGCTAACATGCTCAGCCTCGTCTTCATCGGAATCCGCCTCGAGCAACAATTCGGGTTTG TGAGAGTTGGAATTGTATACCTATTGTCTGGATTTGGAGGTAGCGTACTTTCTTCGCTTTTTATTCGAAAAAACATCTCGGTTGGTGCCTCCGGCGCTCTCTTCGGGCTTCTTGGAGCAATGCTTTCGGAACTAATTACCAATTGGACAATGTATACCAACAAG GTTGCAGCCCTTCTCACACTTCTGGTCATCGTTGCCATCAACCTCGCCATTGGAATTTTACCACACGTTGATAATTTTGCTCACATTGGCGGTTTTCTGACGGGTTTCCTCACCGGCTTTATCTTGATGCCCCGCCCTCGCCTTGGGTGGTTGGAGAACCCGAATGTTCCTGCCAGAATCAGTGTCGTCAAGTCCAAGTACAAGGCATACCAGTATGTGCTATGGATACTTTCTCTCGTTCTGCTCATCGTCGGATTCACAGTTGCATTGTCGATGCTCTACCGCGGAGAGAACGGAAATGACCGTTGCCGTTGGTGTCACTACCTCAGCTGTGTTCCCACATCTAGATGGCGTTGTGAAGAAAATTAA